The stretch of DNA AAAGACAGAATGatggaaagagaaacagaaaaaggaacacaaatagacagagagagaaagacagaagaaagagaaacagaggcaaAGACATAGTAAGAGAGACAGAAACCTGGAGAGGTCATTGCCTTCCTTTACAGCCTGTTGGGCTCTGCGCTTGTGGGTTCGTTCTTGCTGTAGCCAGCATCACAGAGTGGCCCTCGGTGCCTGGCTTCGTCGGGCAGAGCCAGGCCTGAGCACCGCATCCCTCACCATTGAGGCCTCCAGGTGTGCTTTTCAGGTCAGAAGAGTCGTCGTCAAATAAGTGCCTCCTGATCATGCAGATCTTCAGGGCCAGGAAGCTGGCAGATACAGCAATGCCCACAGCAGTCCCGATGAGGGCGTACTTGAAATCTGAAACTCAGGAAGGAATTGAACACCGGGTTTCAGTCACCTGCAGCTCCCTCTACATTCCAGATGAGGTCCAAAGCACGCATGTGGCCCTTAACACGCCATCTCCCACTGGCTGAGGCCAGCCTCACCTTCCACTCTCCCAGGAGTCACTTTGCTCCCAGCCTCTGCCTGCACCCCATCCCCTCCTTCAGAAGCACCATCCCTGGTTCCTTCAGCTGTGGAAATTGTTCCCACCTTTCAACGCTCCCTGAAGCTCACCTGGCTACCTGCCCCAAATGGTGAGTTGCTCATTTCTCTGGCCGCCTGAGCCTCCTAGCCCTTCCTCACCGATCCCTTCGTTAATTCATCCACTCATCTATTGGGTGTGTGTTAATTGCCTGCTCTATGGTGAGCAATGCAGGAGAATGGATAAGGCCTATCTGGCCTTTGAGGAGCCTGCAGTCAGCTGGGGAGGGCTGGGAAGGAGCTCATGACAGGAGAAGCTGGGTTGGCTTGGAATCATGGGCATCCAGAGCCTTCTCAGAGGGTGAGGCATGCAGactgagcctggccagcataTGAGGCCCTTAAGGGGCAGAGAGGCTGGAAGCTCGCAGGTGGAGGGAGGCACTGATGAGGGCTGTGAGCCTGGCAGAGCGTGCTTTCAGGGCCCATGGTTGCAGGATAGGGCTCTGTGGGTGCTGGAGTCACGTATCTCTGGCCCTGAGGTATCATGCCTCCTGTGTGGATGAGCTTTAATGCAAGGTGTTGCCCCCCAAAATAAAGCTGTCAGCCACTCGGGAGGGCCTGGAGGTGAGGTGCCCCTTTTCCTATGCTGACAGCAGGGAACCAATTCCAGCACTGCAGCCCTCTGCTTGTGTGTTGTGGGAGTCTCCTTCCTGCCCCTGACCCTGTGCACAGAATAACATGGGCAGCCACCTACCGATTTCAGCCCCAGGGGGCTTGCCTGTTGCCAGCACTTGAGCTCCTCCTACATCTGCAAAGAAAGAAACCCCAGAGCCTGATTAGAACAGAGCTGGCTGTGGCCCTAGCCGCCCAGTCTCAGAGGCCTGGGAAAGCCTGCCTCAGGTACCCCAGGAGCACAGAGGTGGGCTCCCAATTGCCATGGAGCATCTTGGAGCCTTGCTGAGACATCAGAGCTCCCTCAAAACTCATACCAGGAATGCATCTCCACCCAATGCAGTTCAGTCAGCTGTTCAGCAGTTTCCAAGACCTGCACTCTGACCCAAGCTTGCTCCACAGGCTCCCCTGTGGCTCCCAAGGCCCTCCTTAATCCAGCAGGGCTTTGGTGCTTCTAGTTCCCCACACAGCCGGGGCATCTCCTGCCTTGGAGCCACACACTCTGCCTGGCCccaccttctttccctccttctttacCTAGTGTTGGCTCCATGCCACTTCCTCCCTGACTCCCCAGACCTGAGTGAGCTGACCCCAGTGTGCTCCACAGCTGTGGTGCTTGCCCGCCATAACTGACCATGTCGATATGTAGCAACATTTACATGGCACTAGTGTGCGCCAGGCACCATCCTAAAAGCTTCTCACATATTAACACATCAATGCGTCTTCTGGCTGGTCTCACCCTGGACTGCATGGTACAGTGTCCAGCATTTGATGCAGTGCTTGGCCCACGGGAGGCATTAATAGACgttggtggaaggaaggaaggaaggaaaaaaaaggaaggaaagaaggaaagagagcatGCTGTAAGGGTCCCTCACTCTTCTAGCCAAGCCTTGAAACCTTAAGACAGGAGACACTGCTCACAAACAGGGCCGTAGAAGGGCGATCCAGACGTGAGGTCCTTGGAGAGAAATGTGAACATTTATTGGCCACTTACTTTGAGACAGATATTTTATACTCACAgcaacaactctgtgagataaatactGTTATTATTGCCATTCACAAAATGAGGAATGGGAGGCATCGTGGTCTTGCTAATGTACCCAAGTGCCAAGAGAAGTGGGAAACGGCAGGTCTGCACTGAGAGCCCAGGGAGGCCTGCAGACGCGAACATGAATCCAAGGAACTAACAGATACAACACCACCAAAACCATCAAGCCGCGGGGCTGCATGGACTTGGGCTGGGGACGGGCAAATGGTGAGATCCAAGCCTGAGTCTCACTTTCAAACTTCCAGGAAAAAGCAGGAGAGAGTGCTACCACTCCTGTTCCTCACAAAGGGAAGCCGGTGACTTCACTGGAAAAGACCAGGTGGTATGATGGAGGAAGCATCATAGCAAAGACATCCTCCACCCAACCCTGTCTGCTGACCACATTCAGTGATGCCCAGAGTGGCATGGTAGGTTGGAGTTCTGCAAGGGACAGCtttgctctgtgtgtgttttgtggaGAGAGGGATTGTTCTACTAGAGTTCAGAATTTTTCTGGCAGCCTAACTTTGTAGACTGATAAAGCTTCCCCAAGTTTTTTCTAAAGCAAAATTTCCCAGCTTTGTTCTAATCACAGATATTTTTGGAAATTCAATgacctcttctctctttcccacaGATCACAAGCCCCATGTGAGCACATctgctcacacacacagacaccatcGCACACAATATGACCCTGATTTTGTCTGTTCTCTGAAGCCCCAATCAGCTTCATTCCATTGTCTTATCATTTCTTTAAATCAGTCCTGCTGCTCCAGCTAGGTTGAACATCATTCCGGACATGGGGCAAAGGTTTATATTCAATGGAAGGCAGTGAGTGGGAGCACATTTCCAGATTAATGCTCCCAACCCAGAGCTGTGTGTGCTATGTCCTCACCCTTTCCTGGGACGGGACCCTTTCTGACACCTctgatctctctctgtctttactgggcagaaggcaggaggacagcAGAGGGCAGGGCCTCAGTGGGTGGGGCCAGGCCCCTGAGCCGCAGCCTCACCCCACACCCTCCCCCTGCCATGCTAGCATGTTGCTTGATTCCCCCTCCGGTCCTCCCTTGGTAGGCATTGCTCTCATCTGCAGCATTGGCATGGAAAATTCATGCTAGCCTGAGATGAAATCCgagcagagaggaaagaaggacaCAGGTTAGAAAGGGCGAGAAATACAGAGAGGTACACACAGAGACGCTCAAGAGACACACTCAGGCTGTGCTTGAGTCACTCAGACCATCAAcgggagggaagagaaaggaagaggagaaaacccTAACGTCAAAAGGCCCCAATCCTGGCCTTGGTCTCCCCAGCAGCATCACAGTTTCCATTCTCGCCAGGCTGTCCCGCATCCTTCCTCATCGGCTTCACTCCCCAAATGTGTTGCCCTGAAACCTCGGCTCCTTCTGCCCCTTTCTGTGGCTGGGACCCCTGGCTGAGCCTCAGCTCAGCCCCCAACGGAGGCCAGTCCCTTAGACACCATCCTCTATGTCCCATCCTGTGTCCCCTCCAAGCTGTGAGGCTTCCCCTATCCCTGACCTCAAAGAGGCTCTCCTCCCTGGGGTCTGACTTTGGGACTGAGTGAattcccaccaccaccccaacTCCACCACTACCTTGAGTCACTTGCAGGGAGACCAACGTGGGCGGAGAACCCAGCTGTGCACTCAAAACAGCCAAAGGCCCAGCCCTTCCTGCGAGCCAGCCCCTCGGCCACTCGGCGGCAGCCTTTCCCCTCCTCAGGGAGGGAAATCCCTCCATGCAGCCCTCCTGTGCTTGGAGCTGTGACTCCATACACTCATGAGCCCTTGGGTTAGGGTGCATGCTCAGGACAGCAGCCTGGCCGGCCCTGCCCCTGCTTTCTGCTAGGGTCATGAGCTGGGGAGGGCCCCCTGGGCCGTAGACCCACTGCAAGCCTCCAGCACTGGCTGATGTCCCCTGGCTCTGCAAAGTAGCTGGAGGATGGCTGGCCCTAGCAGGCCTGCTTG from Papio anubis isolate 15944 chromosome 11, Panubis1.0, whole genome shotgun sequence encodes:
- the TMEM273 gene encoding transmembrane protein 273 isoform X6 → MNLGVSMLRILFLLDVGGAQVLATGKPPGAEIVSDFKYALIGTAVGIAVSASFLALKICMIRRHLFDDDSSDLKSTPGGLNDTIPLKKRAPRRNHNFFERDAQVIEL
- the TMEM273 gene encoding transmembrane protein 273 isoform X10, which gives rise to MNLGVSMLRILFLLDVGGAQVLATGKPPGAEIDFKYALIGTAVGIAVSASFLALKICMIRRHLFDDDSSDLKSTPGGLNGETTISSKEMHR
- the TMEM273 gene encoding transmembrane protein 273 isoform X7, which gives rise to MNLGVSMLRILFLLDVGGAQVLATGKPPGAEIDFKYALIGTAVGIAVSASFLALKICMIRRHLFDDDSSDLKSTPGGLNDTIPLKKRAPRRNHNFFERDAQVIEL
- the TMEM273 gene encoding transmembrane protein 273 isoform X8 → MNLGVSMLRILFLLDVGGAQVLATGKPPGAEIVSDFKYALIGTAVGIAVSASFLALKICMIRRHLFDDDSSDLKSTPGGLNGETTISSKGGSLPFQRCTGD
- the TMEM273 gene encoding transmembrane protein 273 isoform X5; the protein is MNLGVSMLRILFLLDVGGAQVLATGKPPGAEIVSDFKYALIGTAVGIAVSASFLALKICMIRRHLFDDDSSDLKSTPGGLNDTIPLKKRAPRRNHNFFERWFSSFPEMHR
- the TMEM273 gene encoding transmembrane protein 273 isoform X9, giving the protein MNLGVSMLRILFLLDVGGAQVLATGKPPGAEIVSDFKYALIGTAVGIAVSASFLALKICMIRRHLFDDDSSDLKSTPGGLNGETTISSKEMHR